GGCCACCACGTTCACGCGTAAAGCGGCCGGTGAGATTCTCGATCGCATCATGATGCGTCTGGCCATCGCTGCGATCGACCCAGCCAAGCTGAACGAACTGAACGGTTCCCTCGAAGGGACACCACTTACCCAGGCAGACTGCCTTCGCACGCTGCATAAGATCCCGCAGCAGATGCATCGCCTGCAGGTTAAAACGCTCGATAGCCATTTCATCCGGCTTGCGCAGTGCTTTAGCTTCGAGTTGGGCCTGCCGCCTGATTGGACGATCCTCGACGACGTCGACGACCAGCGTCTGCGAATGGATGCCGTGAACCGTGTCCTTGCCCACCCGGAAACCGGCGAGGTCATCCAGTTGCTGCACCTGCTGAGCAAGGGGAGCTCCGAGCGCAGTGTTTCGCGGCTGGTGATGAATGTGGTCAACGATCTCTACGGCGTTTATCTCGACTCGGACGAGAACTCGTGGCAGGTTCTTTCCATGGCAGCCGCTCCCAAAGAAAAGGAAGTGGAAGATGCCATCGAGTTCCTCGACAGCTACCCTGCCGATCAGAAGTCGCTGAAGAAGGCGATGGTGGCCGACGTCGAGCGTTTTCGTGGTCAGCAGTGGCCGAAGTTCCTGGATACCGGACTGCCGCCGAAGATCGTCGCTGGCGAAGAGACCTACATGCGCAAAGCGATCCCCGACGACGTCGTCCGCGTGTATCAAACGCTTGTACGCTATGTGCAAAGCATCTTGATCGGCCGCACTATCGATCAGAACCGGGGAGCCTACCAACTGCTCGATCAGTTTCATACCCACTACGAACGACTCAAGTGGCAGCAGCGTGGATATCGCTTCGAAGACGTGACCCGCCGCCTGAGCGACGCCCTGGAGAATAGCTCCGAAATCCAGAACCAGTTCCGACTCGACCGAAAGATCGAGCATCTCTTGCTAGACGAATTCCAAGACACCTCGCCGGTGCAGTGGGACGTCATTCGCCCCGTCGCCCAGAAGATCGCCGCGCAACCCAAGGATCGCTCGATCTTGTGCGTGGGGGACATGAAGCAGGCCATCTATGCCTGGCGTGGGGGCGTTGCCGAGATCTTCGATGCCGTCCAGAAAACACTGCCAGGCATCAACCCCGAGGACATGGACAAAAGCTACCGGTCTTCGCCGTTGATCATGGAAACGGTGAACCAGATCTTCGGCAAACTGGGCGAGTTCCCCGCCGCAGGCAAGATGCGCAGTGGCATCGATCACTGGCTGAAGTTCTTCCATCCGCACGAAACAGCCCGCCAGGAACTGCCCGGCTATGTCACGCTCGAATCGGCACCGCTGGACCGGGAAGGAAAACCATGCGATGACCAGGTCATCGCCCATACGGCAAAACGCGTGGCCGAACTGCATCGCAAGGCACCTCATATATCGATTGGCGTTCTCGTCCGACGCAACGCTACGATCGCCTCGATGATCTACCTGCTCCGCGAGCTTGATGTGATGGCCAGCGAAGAAGGGGGCAATCCGCTGACCGACTCGGCCGCAGTGCAGTTGATGCTTTCGATCCTGGAATGGATCGATCACCCCGGCAACACGGCGGCACGCTTCCATGTGGCGCAGTCGCCGCTGGCCGTACTTTTGGGCCCGCCGGTGCAAACCAATGCCCAGTGGGAGCTGGTCGCTAACGATCTACGGCGTGAACTGCTGGTAAGCGGATACGGTGCCGCGATCAGTCGCTGGGCGAAGCATCTTCACCCGGAATGCACCCCGCGAGAACAACGTCGCCTGGAACAGCTCGAGCGATTGGCCTTCGCCTATCAGTCGAAAGCGACTCTTCGCAGCCAGGACTTCGTGCGATTCATCCAGTCGCAGCGTGTGGGGGATTCGTCGAGCGCGGCGGTGCGTGTGATGAACATCCACCAGTCGAAAGGGCTGGAGTTCGATGCCGTCTTCCTACCGGAACTCGACAATCGCATTCCCCCCCAAGCCGACAGCTTCGTGATGCGGCGCGACGAACAGATTGGACCGATCAGCGGCGTGACCCACTACGTCTCCGAGTCGCTTCAGCCGATGTTGCCAGAGGCCGTCCAACAGATCTTTGAAGAGACGCAGCAAAAGAATGTTGTTGAAGCCCTGTGCGTGCTGTACGTTGCACTCACCCGAGCGGTCCATGCACTGCACATGGTCATCAAGCCGCGACCGATGCCCAAGTCCGGCGGTGAAGGTCCTTCGAAATCATTCTCAGGCATCATCCTCAACGGCCTGACCGATGTCGCGTACCCCAACGAAGAAGTCCTACTGTACCACAGTGGCGATCCCAACTGGTACGAATCGACCGCCAGCGAGCACCACGAGATCGAAACGACGCAGGCCCCAGCCGAGGAACGCCTTCCGATCCAACTCAAGCCGACCTCGCCCGATGCCCTCGGCGAGTTCGTCGCCCCGTCGTCTCTGGAAGGGGGACGCATGCGACGCGTCAAGGATCTGCTGACGGCCAAAGTGGTGACCGCCGGAATGCAGTATGGTTCGGCCATGCATCACTGGATGGAGTCGGTCGAATGGACCGAAACGTTCGTCGCCGATCGCGAAGCGATGATTGCCTCGGCACGTGCCAAGTTTGGCGAGTTCGCCTACGCAGGGGCATTCGGTCACTTTCAATCGATCCTGAAATCCAACCCATCGACCGAACTCCTCGGTCAGAAACAGTACCAGTCGCATGCCTGGTGGCCAGGTGCCAGTGCTGGCGACACGCTGAGTGTCCAACGCGAGTTCCCCTTTGCGATCACGCACGAAGGATCGGTCCTGCGAGGATCGATCGACCGGTTGGTGCTGGTCCAGCAGGACGGCCAAGTGGTTGCCGCGGACGTGATCGACTTCAAAACTGACAAATTTGAGGACGATGCGGCCCTTCAAGAAAAAGTCGACCACTATCGCCCTCAGGTCAACGCTTACCGTCAGGCAGTCGCCCAGATCTTCAAGCTCCCTCGCTCTGCCATCCGCGGCACGCTTTTCTTCGTGCACGGACCGAAGATCATCACGTGGCAGGAGAAAGAAACCCCATGACAAAATTCATTCACACTGCCGACCTGCACATCGACAGCCCGCTGCGCGGCCTCGCCGTGCGGGACGAAGCGATGATGCGCCGCGTGCAGCGGGCAACTCGCACGGCGCTCGAGCGCATCGTCGATCTGGCGATCCAAGAGCAAGTCGAGTTCATCCTGATTGCTGGCGATCTGTTCGATGGCGATTGGAAAGACATGCACTCTGGCCAGTGGGTGGCAGGCCAGTTCCGCCGCCTGGCCGATGCCAATATCGGCGTCTATTACATTCGCGGTAATCACGACGCCGTCAGCCAGATTCAACGCAAGATTCGCTGGCCCGACAACGTGGTCGAACTTCCTCATGACGAGCCTGCGTCGATCGTGCTGGAAGATATCGGCGTTGCGATTCACGGCCAAGGCTTCGCCGATCGCGAAGTGATGATCGACCTGGCAGCCAGGTACCCGCAGCGCATCAGCGGCATGTTCAATGTCGCCATGCTTCATACTAGCCTGACCGGCAGCGAACATCACGACACGTACGCACCCACCACGATCGAAACTCTCCGTGGCCGCGGTTACGACTACTGGGCCCTGGGTCATATTCATCTGCGAAACATGGAGCCGCTTTCCACCGAACCGTACGTCGCCTATAGCGGCAACCCCCAAGGGCGTCACATTCGCGAGCCTGGTGCCAAAGGGTGCCTGATCGCCGAGATCGAAGGGGAATCGCTCAAGCAGGTCACCTTCCATCCAACGGACTCATTGCGATGGCAAGAGTTGGTTCTCGATGTCAGTCAGGAAACGTCCCTGGAAGGAGTGCTCGCCCAAGCAGGCACCGCAATTCAAGCCGGGCACGACCAACATCTGGGACTCGGTTCGGCATTTCGTTTAACGTTCTGCGGTGCCACGAAAGTACACGAGCAGTTGTCTGATTTGATCAAGCGCGGCGAAGTGCTCGGCGAGATTCACAACGCGGCGGAAGCGATCGACGACGAAATCTGGATCGAGAAGATCCGCTTCGAAACCCAACCCCATTCGCAAGCCTCGCTACAAGACACGCACGACTTGTGGGGTTCGATCGCCCAACAGTTCGACCAGGTTCAAGCCGATGCCGAGGCGATCAAGCAGCTGGAAGAACTCGTCAAACCAGTTCTCGACAAGGTAAGTGCCCAGCATGTCGCACTGAGCGACGATGGAACCTTGGACGAGCGTCTGCCCCAGTGGATCACGGCAGCTCAGCAACTACTCCGCAGTCGATTAGGGGCCGCAAGCGAATGAAACTACGCCACCTTGACCTGGAAAACTACGGCATTCACGTCGAGCAAAGCTTCGCGTTTCAGCCTCATAGCTTGCAAATTGTCTACGGCCGAAACGAAGCAGGCAAATCGACGCTGCTGCAAGCGGTGCGCGAACTGCTGTTTGGCTTTCAACACGCCAAGAGCAATCCGTTTGCGCCCGATTCGACCAATAAGAAGATGAAGGCCACCGCGCAGCTGACGATGTCGGACGGGTCCGACCTACAGATCGTTCGCCGCCAAGGGAACAAGAACACCCTGACCGGCAACTACCAAGACAATGAGATTGACGAAGACCGCTGGAAGCAACTGATCAGCGGGGCCGACCAGCGACTGTACGAGCACGTCTTCGGTTTTTCGCTCAAAGAACTCGCCACCGGCGAAGAGAGCTTGAAAGAAGCCAACCTGGACGAGGCCCTGTTCGGCGGTGGGCTAGGTCGTTTACACGACTACAAGGAGCTGCTCAAGAGTATCGATGAAGAGACCGAAAGCCTGTTCAAAAATCGGGGGCAGAAGCAGAAGATCAACGCGATCTTGGCAGATATCAAAGCTCTCAAGTCGGAACTCAAGCAGTCATCCCTTCGCCCGGCCGAATACGAAGAATGGCTCACCGAGGCTCGCCTTTGCGAGGAAGAACTGACGCGACTGAGTACCACGCTCGACAAGGTCTATCGCAAGCAGCAGCATTTAGAGCGTTTGCGAAAAGCACATCCCCTGTGGATCGAACGGCAAGCCAAGCGGCAGCAACTGGCCAAGCTGGAAGCACCCTCTTCCTTTCCGGCCGATGCCCTGCAAGAGCTTTCGCAAACACGACAACAATCGGCGAAACTTTCCGCCGAGGTCGAAAATCTGACGCTCGACCTGAAGCAACTGGATCAAGAGATCGCGGCCATCCAGTTCAACACCAAAGTCATCGAATCAGGCGAAGCGATTCAAACGCTGCTGTTTGGCATCAAAGAAGTCCAAGGGTATCGCCGCGACATTCCGCTGAGAACCCAGGATCGTCAGCGCGACATCGACGAAGCCCACGCCATTCTGCGGCAAATTGACCCGAAGCTGAAGCTAGAGCAGATCGCGAAGTTTGAACTTACGCTCACGCAGCGCAACAAGATCCAGCAGCTGAGCAAGACATTCCAGAAGCTGACGACCGAAATCGAGTCGCACTCACCGGAGGTCGAACGACTTGATCGCGAGATCCAGGAGATCGAGACAACCCTGGCCGAGATTCCCCAGCACGTGGCGGAGTTGGTCGAGCGTCTGCAATCAAGCCTCGATCCGCTCAGGACATCGCTTGCACGGCGTAGTGAGCTGGCGTCTCACATGCGTAAGCTGAACGCGGACATCTCGCAGCGTCGCCAGTCGGTCGATGCGATCGCTGGCCGCGAACTCGATCTCACGAATCCGCTACCGATGCCGATGGAACCGACCATTCATCGCTATGAGACGGAGCTTCAATCGCTGTCCGAGCAAATCCGCGCCGCGGAAGCATCCGTTCGAGAGACGACTGACGAGCTTGCTAACAAGAACGATGAGCTGCGTCGTCTGGAACAAGGTGCCCGCCTGGTCTCAGAGGAAGAGCTGCATTCGGCCCGCCAAGATCGCGACGAAACCTGGCAGTCGCTACGTTCGCAGCTCTTGGGAGAAGCGGATGCGACGACCTCCAAGCCAAATCCATCGCAGGCCGAAGCTTTCGACAAGCAGTTGGTACATACCGACCAGTTGGCCGACGAGCGATATCGACATGCCCAGATGCTGGCCGATCAACAATCGATGCTGTCGACCATCCGTTCGCTGGAAGAACGCCTGGCCGCGCGGGAAAAGCACCTGGCTCAACTCACCGCCACCCGGCAGGAAACATGGCAGGCGTGGTGCGCCGAGTGGAAGCCGGTCGAGCTGACACCCAAGTCGCCGCAAGAGATGCTTCCCTGGCGAGCCACCTACCTGGCTCTCGTCGAAACGCAGGCCGAGGTTTCGCAAATCGGCCAGGAGATTGCCCCCCTCGATCGCCGCATTGAAGCTACCACTGCCCTGCTGCGTGAACACGATCTCGTTTCATCTGACATGGCCCCAGAAGAAGCAGCCGTCTGGCTCGAGTCGTTCCTCAAGCGAGTTCAGGCAGACCAGCAGAAACGGGATCAGTGGGAACATCGACGACAGATGAACCGCGAAAGCCGCAAAACGGCGTTCAGCCAAAATGAAAAACGACAGCAGCAGCTCGCGGTGATTCAAACCGAAGCGTCCGAGATCCTCTCGGTGTTTGAAACGATTGGCGATGTCGATCTGGAGACGGCTGCCGATCTGATTCAAGCCGTTGAAAAGGTCCAGGCCAAACTGGTCAGCGCCGAAGGGCTACAGCAACGCATCGCCGATATGCAGCAAGGCCTGAAGCAGTTTGCCGACCAGGTCGAAACGGTTGTGGCGGCAACCGGTGAATCACTAGGCGACATGTCCCCGGAAAACGCCGCCCAGCGCCTGGGAACGCTGCTTTCCGAGGCGGAGAACCAACGCGGCCTGCGAAAGGAACTGGAAATCAAACGCCAGGTCCGCTCCGAATCTCTCGAACGTAGCCAGAAGGATCTCGCGGAAGTCGCGGCCCGCCTGTCGCAATGGCGTTCTCAAATCGACGCTGAAACGGACGAGCAGTTGGAAGTCGTTTCGCAGATTGTCCGCGAGAAGCAAGCTCTTGAGCGTGATCTGGCGGAACTCGACACGCAACTGGCACTGGTTCGCGAATCGGAGCCTGCCCAGTCGTTTCAGCAGGCACTCAAGGCGCTCGACGTCGATGGGCTCAAGCAAGAGCTTATGTCGGCCACCAGTGAACACGCCGAAGCCAAACAGCTTCAAGAGCAGGTCCAGCGGCAACTGGGCGAATTCGATCTGCGGCTGCGAGATGTCGATCAAACGAGCCACTCGGTGTTGGCCCTGGGGAAGATCGAATCGCTCCAAGCCGATCTTTCCGATTGCCTGGACCGGCTGGGACCGCTGCTGATTGCCAAGGAGATGCTCGCCCGCGCGATGCAGGCATTCCGTGAAGAAAACTCGGGGCAACTGCTGACGATCATCAGCCAACTGATCGAGCAAATGACCGAGGGACGTTATACGAAGGTCGAGCACGACCCCGATCACGAAGGGGGGCTGATCCTGAGCGGGCCCCACGATCTTCGCCGTACCCCTTCGCAGCTGAGCACCGGTACACGTGAACAGCTTTACCTGGCGATTCGCCTGGCCTACATTCGACATTACTGCCAAGGGGCCCAGCCGCTGCCAGTCTTGATGGACGACATCCTGGTCAACTTCGACGATGCCCGTCAGATCGCCACGCTGAAGGTCCTGATGGATTTCGATCCGCAAATTCAGATTATCATGCTGACGTGCCATCAACCGCTAGTCGACAAAGTCCAGTCACTCAGCGAGTCGATCCAGGTCACGCGAATTGACGGCCAGCCGGTCGAATCGCCCCCGGCCAAAACGCAGCCCAAACGTAAAAAGACGCCTGAAAAGTCCTCGACACCAAGCTTGTTTTAAAATGCCTGACGAACTGGTTGCCTTTTTTGCCTACGGAACCCTGAAGCGAGGCGAGGTCCGCGAAAAATGCTGGCCCTGCCGTCCCGTAGCCGTGCTGCGTGGATCAACGCCAGGCTCGCTCTGGCAAGTCGCCGACTACCCCGGGCTGAAGCTGGAAGGAGAGACGCGCGTTCTGGGCGAGATCTGGCTCTTCCCAGCAAAGCAGGAAGAACGGCTGCTGGAAGTGCTCGACGAGGTCGAAGGGTACCCGACCTTGTACACACGGGAAGTGGTCGAGTGCGAAACGCTCGATGGCCAGTCGATCACGGCAACCGTTTACGTCTACAACAAGCCGATTCTGCCGACCTTCGATGTCGTCCCGGCCGATGCCCAGGGGATGATTCACTGGGTAGGCAACACTCAGCGATTCGCGTAGACCTCGGCCATCTTTTCGACGCGGGCCTTGATCGCTTCACGCGTAGACTTGGGTGCCAACACCTCGGCTTCCGGCCCCAGGGCCAGCACGCGGGGAATGATCTCCAGTTCGTGCGCCGCTTTGACGGTCAGCGTAATGCTGCCGTCGTCGTGCTGCTCGACTTTCTGCTCGGCATGCCACGGGTCTTCCACCACCCAGCTTGCAGCGGCGGCGGTAATTTTAATTTTGAAGTCCATCGGCTTGTGGGCCGCGAAGATACCAATCGACCCGCCCAGGTGTTCTTCCAGGTCAAAGTCTTTAGGAACCTTGAAGTAGTCGTCGGTGACCTCCGCCTTCTTGAAGCGATCGAGCTTCCAGTGCCGGATGCGATTCGGGTCGTCTTCCGGTAACTCACTGGCCGCGGCCACAATGTAAATGCTCCCCTGGTGGAACACGATGCCGTACGGCTCTAACCGGCGCTGGCTGGGAGAGGGCTGCCCAGGCTTCTGATAAGCGACCTCAACAACGCGATGCTGGTGAATCGCACGATTCAGATTCTTGAGAGTCCCTTCCTGGGCCGAATAATTCTTCGACGCCAGTCCCGTCACGTACAGCACCTGGCGATACTTGCGGTAATGCTCCCACGTTCCCTCAGGCAGTTGCTCTTGGATCTTCGTCCAGAACGACTCGACACCCACCCAAAATGGCGTGCCGGAAAGAGGCAGCAGAAGATCGCGCCCTAGAGAAAGGGCAATCAACTCTGTCGCCGTCGCGGTGATCTTATGCATCCCACGGCCACTGGCACCAAGCTTCCACACGCGTCCTCGGCCGGAGTCGTGCACATCTATATCAAGACCTGCCGCTTGTAGCGATTCGATATCGCGGCGGACCGTGCGAGTATGCAGCGAAGACAAACCGAGCTCGTCGACCAACGCGTCGCGAATCTCTTCCAACAAGCATCCGTAGCGATAACGCTCGAGGATCTGCAAGATCTTGTGCTGCCGAATGAGTTGTTCGTTGCGTGCCATTGTGAATGCCTCCATGCCGGGTGGGTAACGCGGAAGTCCAAGTGTACCCAACCCGTCCGCGCGATGCTATTGTTCCCTCATCCTGTCCCCTCGCCCCTTTGGGGAGAGGGGACAGGATTGGGTTATCGGTCGAATGTTCGTTTCTCTCGTAGCAGGTGGTGATAGTGTTGGGCGAAGCGGTGCGACTCGTCTCGAACGTACTGCAGCAGTCGCAGCGCGAACGAATGACGGCTCAGTCGAATCGGTTCGCTTTCACCAGGTCGGTAGACTTCTTCCTCACGCTTGGCCAACGAGATCACCGTCGGGGGCTCGATCTTCAGATCACGAAACGCCGCCATTGCCGCGTTAAGCTGCCCCTTGCCGCCGTCGATCAACAGAATATCGGGGAAGACTTCCGACGTATCGCTCAGCCGTTTGAAGCGGCGAGCCACGACCTCGTGAATACTGCGAAAGTCGTCCACACCATCGACACCGCGAATCTTGTAGCGGCGATAGCCTGGCTTGAACGGTAACCCGTCGAGAAACTGCACCAGGCTGGCCACCGTGTCACTGCCCCCCAGGTGCGCGATATCGACTCCTTCAATCGTCCGCGGTGTTTCTGCCAGGCCCAATACCTTGCGGAGGCCAGCCAGGCCCTTCTTCGGATCGACATAGAAGACTTCCGGCTGGGCGTGGGTTTCCAATTCGCCCCGTTCATCGAGACGTTCGAGCATGGTGATCTCGTCGCGCAGCTTGGCCGCCTTCTCGAATTCAAGGTTCTTGGAAGCTTCCTGCATTTCCTCTTGCAACTGCTTCACCAGGCGAGTGCGATTCCCTTCCAGAAACATTTGCAGGCGACGAATGTCTTTACGGTACTCTTCCTTGCTGATACGCAGATTGCACGGCGCGGTACACTGATCGATGCTGGCCAGCAAACAGGGACGAAACCACTTCCAGCGTTCGTCGGTCTCGTCGATATCGAGATCGCACGTGCGGAACTTGAAGATCCGCTGCAGGACCTGAATCGCACCACGCAGTGCTCCGGCACTGGCGAACGGTCCGTACAGCTTGGCGTTCTTATCCTTCGGCTCGCGAGTAAACTCGACGCGGGGAAAGTCTTCCCGCTGCGTGATCATCAGGTACGGAAACGTTTTGTCGTCTTTTTGCTCTTTGTTGTACTTCGGCTGGACATCTTTGATCAGCCGCGATTCGGCCAGCAGCGCGTCGACTTCGCTTTCCGTTTCCAGGTAGTCGGCATCGGCGATCTCGTTGACCCAATAACCGGTCCGCTGATCGATGGCTGCTTCGGCTAGAAAGTAGCTGCCAGCCCGCGAACGGAGGTTCTTGGCCTTGCCGACGTAGATCACGCGTCCCTTGTCGTCTTTGAAGATATACACGCCGGAGGTGGTCGGAAATTTACGTACTTTGTCCGCCGTTACCGTGAAGGGAACGTGTTCAGCGGGCTTTCCTTGAGCAGGAGTCGCTTCCGGCATTTGGGCAGGCGGCTGGCCGTCGGGGTTATCTGCCATGATCCTAGGGGGCTAAGGTGTACAAGATTCCATCATGAAATTCTAACCCTTACCCGAATTTTTGGCAGTACGAACAACCCGAAATGAAATGGTTCCCGGCAAGAACAAAAAGAAGGCCGCCTGGGACACGATCAGGCAGCCTTCGTGCGAGCCTCATATTGAGGAGAAAAGGTTCTTAAGAAACGGCAACCGCGTGGGGTTCCGTTTCCAGGCGTACCATGGCTTCGCCGAAGTCGATCTTGTCGTCTTCCAGGCCAGGTACTTTGCGGAACAACACTTCGGCGAAGCGTCCGAACTGTTCCGGCATGACGCGGTAGAAATTATTCTTACCGTCGCGTCGCGATTCGATCAGACCACAGGTTTTCAGCAGGGCCAGGTGATGGCTGACTGCCGGTTGGCTCTGATCGAGCAGATCGCACAGCGATCGAACATTGAGTTCGCCTGCTTGCAGCAGGTAGCTGAGGATCTTCAGCCGAGTTTCATCGGCCAACAGCTTAAAGAGCTGAACGAGCTGACGTGCAACGTCTTCGTTCAAAGGTTCGTAAGGTGAAACTTCCTTGCCAGATCCTTCCGGCTGGGAAACATGCGAGGGACTATCGTTGTCCGAGTAGTACCCTTTGGACATCGTGTGTCCATTGGCTGGAGTAGCCAAGAACATCATGGCAGATCTTCTCCGTGTTAGTAAGGCTTGGGCCCCTTACTGAATAGTTAAGTTGACTGGCCCTGAAACTGGATGAGTCACGCCCTGAGAGATAGCTTGACGCGGCCAATGCTTAACCCTGCTCGCCCATAACGACGAAACGGAGAAAGGCAGTTTCCAACGAAGACGCGTAAAGTAAATTCCAACGGCGTTGAGCTAACCCAATTGCTAGTAGGTGAACCAAGCGCTAACGGCTCTCATACTGCAATCGAGCCTCGCCCCAACGTACGAATGCTCGGGCAAGGCGGTTCGCTCATTCCCGGAGTATCGGACAATTCGCATGAAACTGCAACATTTCTATCGAAAACAAGGGGGCTAGATTGCGCCTTTCAAGCGGACTGATCGGTTTGAGATCAGCATATCGTCATCCCTTGCGGAATTTGATACGATCAGGAACACAGGTGATGAGCACCATAAAACCCACTGCCGATGGCCCGAATGAGTGAGAAATCACCGAATGAAATGGTCAATACGAGGATTATTTCCTTACTTCTTCCCGCTAATCTTCGTAGTCGCTCTGTTTTTCGCGCTTCGGATGGGTTCGCTCCCCCCCGCCGACTTTACGTTTTCTAACGGTACCGAGCCGCAAACCGTCGATCCGGCAAAAAGTACCGGTGCCCCGGAAGGGCGGATCATCGACGCCATCTTCGAGGGGCTCTATCGCAAGATGCCCGACCCAAACGACCCCGATGAAATGCTTCCGATGCCTGCGATGGCCAAGTCGCACGAGGTTTCGGATGACCTGAAGACGTATACCTTCCATATGCGCGAAGGTGCCAAGTGGACCAACGGCGAGCCTGTTACCGCGCACGACTGGGAGTTCTCGTGGATGCGTTTTCTGCATCCTGAATCGCGAACGCAATACGCCTACCAGTTGTGGTATATCAAAAACGCCCAGCGTTTCACCACCGGCGACCTCCACGAAGGAGACCGCGTGGAAGTGGAGCTGGCCGACCGTAAAGATCGCGCCCAGATGTTCCCGCGCGGCACGATGGTCTCTGGCATTCTTAAGAAGATCGACACCTATTCGGCAGGAGCCCCCAAGTCCGACGACTCTGGTCATGGCGAATCGGGTAGTTCTTACAAAGTCTATACCGTTGACTGCGTGCCAGATAAAGACGGCGTTCCGCAGTGGGATGGCGAAAAGACCGAACGGGTTTTCTACCAATCAGGCATTCCTGAATCTTTCCTGGCCAAGCACCCCAAAGCTGAAGAAGCGATGCACGTGCTACTGCACTTCAGTGAAGTGGGAATCAAAGTGCCGGACGACATGACGCTGGTCATCCAGTTGGAATCTCCGACGCCGTACTTCCTGGAACTGGCCTCGTTCTATCCGATGCACGCGGTCAATCGTACGTGTATCGAAACGTTCGGCTACCCCAACTGGACCAAGCCGGAAAATATCGTCACCAACGGCCCCTACCAGATTCAGGAACGCCGCATCCGCGACCGAATTCGCCTGGCAAAAAACCCGACCTATTGGAACGCCGATGAAGTCAAGCTGGAGACGATCGATGCCCTTGCGGTGCAGTCGAATACGACTCAGCTGAACATGTACATGAGCGGCGAAATGGAATGGGCAACCGATATTCCGAATCCCGTTCTCGATGACCTGAAGAAGTTGGATGAGGAAAAGAAGAAAGAGCCAGGGCGAGAAAACGAACGCAACGATCTGCTGATCGCCCCGATGCTTTCCACCTATTTCTATCGCGTCAACACGACTCGCCCGCCTCTCGATAATCCCAAGGTGCGCCAGGCCCTGAACCTGGCAATCAACAAGCAAGAGATTGTCGACTTCGTCACACGTGGTGGCCAGGTTCCGGCCGGTTCGCTTGTTCCGCCCGGGATTACCGGCTACGAAGGTCCTCCGACCGAGGACTACGATCCCGAACGTGCCCGCGAGCTTCTGAAGGAAGCTCTCGGCGGCAAGAAGATGCGGCCGATCCAGATTCTGTACAACACGTCGGAAGGGCACAAGCAAATTGCCGAAGTGATTCAGCAGCAGTGGAAACGCAATCTGCATATCGATGTTCAACTGCGAAACGTTGAATGGGGCGTCTACCTGACGACCGTTCGCGAGAT
The Blastopirellula marina genome window above contains:
- a CDS encoding helix-turn-helix transcriptional regulator, which produces MARNEQLIRQHKILQILERYRYGCLLEEIRDALVDELGLSSLHTRTVRRDIESLQAAGLDIDVHDSGRGRVWKLGASGRGMHKITATATELIALSLGRDLLLPLSGTPFWVGVESFWTKIQEQLPEGTWEHYRKYRQVLYVTGLASKNYSAQEGTLKNLNRAIHQHRVVEVAYQKPGQPSPSQRRLEPYGIVFHQGSIYIVAAASELPEDDPNRIRHWKLDRFKKAEVTDDYFKVPKDFDLEEHLGGSIGIFAAHKPMDFKIKITAAAASWVVEDPWHAEQKVEQHDDGSITLTVKAAHELEIIPRVLALGPEAEVLAPKSTREAIKARVEKMAEVYANR
- a CDS encoding gamma-glutamylcyclotransferase; this encodes MPDELVAFFAYGTLKRGEVREKCWPCRPVAVLRGSTPGSLWQVADYPGLKLEGETRVLGEIWLFPAKQEERLLEVLDEVEGYPTLYTREVVECETLDGQSITATVYVYNKPILPTFDVVPADAQGMIHWVGNTQRFA
- a CDS encoding excinuclease ABC subunit UvrC, coding for MADNPDGQPPAQMPEATPAQGKPAEHVPFTVTADKVRKFPTTSGVYIFKDDKGRVIYVGKAKNLRSRAGSYFLAEAAIDQRTGYWVNEIADADYLETESEVDALLAESRLIKDVQPKYNKEQKDDKTFPYLMITQREDFPRVEFTREPKDKNAKLYGPFASAGALRGAIQVLQRIFKFRTCDLDIDETDERWKWFRPCLLASIDQCTAPCNLRISKEEYRKDIRRLQMFLEGNRTRLVKQLQEEMQEASKNLEFEKAAKLRDEITMLERLDERGELETHAQPEVFYVDPKKGLAGLRKVLGLAETPRTIEGVDIAHLGGSDTVASLVQFLDGLPFKPGYRRYKIRGVDGVDDFRSIHEVVARRFKRLSDTSEVFPDILLIDGGKGQLNAAMAAFRDLKIEPPTVISLAKREEEVYRPGESEPIRLSRHSFALRLLQYVRDESHRFAQHYHHLLREKRTFDR
- a CDS encoding AAA family ATPase, giving the protein MKLRHLDLENYGIHVEQSFAFQPHSLQIVYGRNEAGKSTLLQAVRELLFGFQHAKSNPFAPDSTNKKMKATAQLTMSDGSDLQIVRRQGNKNTLTGNYQDNEIDEDRWKQLISGADQRLYEHVFGFSLKELATGEESLKEANLDEALFGGGLGRLHDYKELLKSIDEETESLFKNRGQKQKINAILADIKALKSELKQSSLRPAEYEEWLTEARLCEEELTRLSTTLDKVYRKQQHLERLRKAHPLWIERQAKRQQLAKLEAPSSFPADALQELSQTRQQSAKLSAEVENLTLDLKQLDQEIAAIQFNTKVIESGEAIQTLLFGIKEVQGYRRDIPLRTQDRQRDIDEAHAILRQIDPKLKLEQIAKFELTLTQRNKIQQLSKTFQKLTTEIESHSPEVERLDREIQEIETTLAEIPQHVAELVERLQSSLDPLRTSLARRSELASHMRKLNADISQRRQSVDAIAGRELDLTNPLPMPMEPTIHRYETELQSLSEQIRAAEASVRETTDELANKNDELRRLEQGARLVSEEELHSARQDRDETWQSLRSQLLGEADATTSKPNPSQAEAFDKQLVHTDQLADERYRHAQMLADQQSMLSTIRSLEERLAAREKHLAQLTATRQETWQAWCAEWKPVELTPKSPQEMLPWRATYLALVETQAEVSQIGQEIAPLDRRIEATTALLREHDLVSSDMAPEEAAVWLESFLKRVQADQQKRDQWEHRRQMNRESRKTAFSQNEKRQQQLAVIQTEASEILSVFETIGDVDLETAADLIQAVEKVQAKLVSAEGLQQRIADMQQGLKQFADQVETVVAATGESLGDMSPENAAQRLGTLLSEAENQRGLRKELEIKRQVRSESLERSQKDLAEVAARLSQWRSQIDAETDEQLEVVSQIVREKQALERDLAELDTQLALVRESEPAQSFQQALKALDVDGLKQELMSATSEHAEAKQLQEQVQRQLGEFDLRLRDVDQTSHSVLALGKIESLQADLSDCLDRLGPLLIAKEMLARAMQAFREENSGQLLTIISQLIEQMTEGRYTKVEHDPDHEGGLILSGPHDLRRTPSQLSTGTREQLYLAIRLAYIRHYCQGAQPLPVLMDDILVNFDDARQIATLKVLMDFDPQIQIIMLTCHQPLVDKVQSLSESIQVTRIDGQPVESPPAKTQPKRKKTPEKSSTPSLF
- a CDS encoding ArsR/SmtB family transcription factor; the encoded protein is MMFLATPANGHTMSKGYYSDNDSPSHVSQPEGSGKEVSPYEPLNEDVARQLVQLFKLLADETRLKILSYLLQAGELNVRSLCDLLDQSQPAVSHHLALLKTCGLIESRRDGKNNFYRVMPEQFGRFAEVLFRKVPGLEDDKIDFGEAMVRLETEPHAVAVS